From Salinirubellus salinus, the proteins below share one genomic window:
- the lpdA gene encoding dihydrolipoyl dehydrogenase: MVVGDISTGTDVLVVGAGPGGYTAAIRASQLGLDTTLVEKDAYGGTCLNVGCIPSKALITAADLAYTAGHAEEMGIHADPAVDMMGLQSWKGDVVDQLTGGVEKLCKANGVNLVEGTAEFDGPNKVRVAHGGEGQGSESIEFERCIVSTGSRPMQIPNFEFDEETILSSTGALALESLPDSLLVVGAGYIGMELSTVFAKLGTDVTVVEMLDDVLPGYEADVARAVRKRAEDIGIEFHFSEGASDWEPVGDIARVTTETEDGETSEYDAEKVLVAVGRSPVSDTLDLEAAGVETDEKGFVPTDDRARTNVEHIFAVGDVAGEPMLAHKAMKEGEVAAEVCAGEPSALDYQAIPAAVFTDPEVATVGMTQAEAEDAGFDPLVGKFPMRASGRALTLAEHEGFVRVVADADSEFVLGAQIVGPEASELVAEFTLAIEMGAQLADVVSTIHTHPTLGEAVMESAANARGEAIHTLNR; the protein is encoded by the coding sequence ATGGTAGTCGGAGACATCTCCACCGGGACCGACGTCCTCGTCGTCGGTGCCGGGCCGGGCGGCTACACCGCCGCCATCCGAGCCTCACAACTGGGGCTCGACACCACGCTCGTCGAGAAGGACGCCTACGGTGGGACCTGTCTGAACGTCGGCTGTATCCCCTCGAAGGCACTCATCACCGCCGCGGACCTCGCGTACACCGCGGGTCACGCCGAGGAGATGGGTATCCACGCCGACCCCGCCGTCGACATGATGGGCCTCCAGTCGTGGAAGGGCGACGTGGTCGACCAGCTCACGGGTGGCGTCGAGAAACTCTGCAAGGCCAACGGCGTCAACCTCGTGGAGGGCACCGCCGAGTTCGACGGCCCGAACAAGGTCCGCGTCGCCCACGGTGGCGAGGGCCAGGGCAGCGAGTCCATCGAGTTCGAGCGGTGTATCGTCAGCACCGGGTCACGCCCGATGCAGATCCCGAACTTCGAGTTCGACGAGGAGACCATCCTCTCCTCGACGGGCGCGCTCGCGCTCGAGTCGCTCCCCGACTCGCTGCTCGTCGTCGGCGCGGGCTACATCGGGATGGAACTCTCCACCGTCTTCGCCAAACTCGGGACGGACGTGACCGTCGTGGAGATGCTGGACGACGTGCTGCCGGGCTACGAGGCGGACGTGGCCCGTGCGGTCCGCAAGCGCGCCGAGGACATCGGCATCGAGTTCCACTTCAGCGAGGGCGCCAGCGACTGGGAGCCAGTCGGTGACATCGCCCGCGTCACCACCGAGACCGAGGACGGCGAGACCAGCGAGTACGACGCCGAGAAGGTGCTCGTCGCCGTCGGCCGCTCGCCCGTCTCCGACACGCTCGACCTCGAAGCCGCGGGCGTCGAGACGGACGAGAAGGGGTTCGTCCCGACCGACGACCGCGCCCGCACGAACGTCGAGCACATCTTCGCCGTCGGCGACGTCGCCGGCGAACCGATGCTCGCGCACAAGGCCATGAAGGAGGGCGAGGTCGCCGCCGAGGTCTGTGCCGGTGAGCCCTCGGCCCTCGACTATCAGGCCATCCCCGCCGCCGTGTTCACGGACCCCGAGGTCGCCACGGTCGGGATGACCCAGGCCGAGGCCGAGGACGCCGGCTTCGACCCGCTGGTCGGGAAGTTCCCGATGCGCGCGTCGGGCCGTGCCCTGACGCTCGCCGAGCACGAGGGGTTCGTCCGCGTCGTCGCCGACGCCGACTCGGAGTTCGTCCTCGGCGCCCAGATCGTCGGGCCGGAGGCCTCCGAACTCGTCGCGGAGTTCACCCTCGCCATCGAGATGGGCGCGCAACTGGCGGACGTGGTCTCGACCATCCACACCCACCCGACGCTCGGGGAGGCGGTGATGGAGTCGGCCGCGAACGCTCGGGGCGAGGCGATTCACACGCTGAACCGATAG
- a CDS encoding 2-oxo acid dehydrogenase subunit E2, producing MVREFKLPDVGEGLTEAEIVDWLVEVGDTVSEDQPVAEVETDKAVVEVPSPVNGTVREILAEAGEMVPVGDVIITFDVEGEESEPVEESADESDAESAVEPIGDEADAGAEAGNGATAEAEPSARGGRVFAAPSARRLARELDVDITTVAGSGPGGRVSEADVRAAAESGGDEGAAEAAEAPKSAVKRVSDAPESKLDSKGDGSAEPATTAPAGGPEPAGREQTLAAPATRRLAEEEGVDLNDVPTDAERDGQAFVTPEHVQQYAAAQQAAQAADAQAVQQEAASAPAADTETTPEGEVERVPYRGIRRTIGKAMENSKYTAPHVTHHDTVVVDDLVDVRARLKPKAEERGIKLTYMPFVVKAIVAALKEYPVLNSQLNEDDEEILVKHYHNIGIAVATDAGLMVPVVKDAGQKDMLTIASDVNELASKARDRSISRSEMQGGTFSITNFGAIGGEYATPIINYPETAILGLGELKQRPVVEDGEVVARWTIPISLSIDHRVIDGADAAQFANTLMEYLGNPELLLLE from the coding sequence ATGGTGCGAGAGTTCAAACTCCCGGACGTGGGCGAAGGGCTGACGGAGGCCGAGATCGTCGACTGGCTGGTCGAGGTGGGCGATACGGTGTCCGAGGACCAGCCGGTCGCCGAGGTGGAGACGGACAAGGCGGTCGTGGAGGTCCCGTCGCCGGTGAACGGGACGGTCCGCGAAATCCTGGCCGAAGCGGGCGAGATGGTCCCCGTCGGGGACGTCATCATCACGTTCGACGTGGAGGGCGAGGAGAGCGAGCCCGTCGAGGAGTCGGCCGACGAGAGCGACGCCGAGTCCGCCGTCGAACCCATCGGCGACGAGGCCGACGCGGGTGCCGAAGCGGGCAACGGCGCCACCGCGGAGGCGGAACCGAGCGCCAGAGGCGGCCGCGTGTTCGCCGCCCCGTCCGCCCGCCGACTCGCCCGCGAACTCGACGTGGACATCACCACCGTCGCCGGATCCGGGCCCGGCGGGCGCGTGAGCGAGGCCGACGTCCGGGCCGCCGCCGAGAGCGGTGGTGACGAGGGGGCGGCCGAGGCAGCCGAGGCCCCGAAGTCGGCCGTCAAGCGCGTGAGCGACGCGCCGGAGTCGAAGCTCGACTCGAAGGGCGACGGGTCGGCCGAGCCCGCGACGACCGCTCCCGCCGGCGGCCCGGAACCCGCCGGCCGCGAACAGACCCTCGCCGCGCCCGCGACCCGCAGACTGGCCGAGGAGGAGGGCGTCGACCTGAACGACGTCCCCACCGACGCGGAGCGCGACGGGCAGGCGTTCGTCACGCCCGAGCACGTCCAGCAGTACGCCGCGGCCCAGCAGGCCGCACAGGCGGCCGACGCGCAGGCAGTCCAGCAGGAGGCGGCGAGCGCCCCGGCCGCCGACACCGAGACCACCCCCGAGGGCGAGGTCGAACGGGTCCCGTACCGCGGCATCCGCCGGACCATCGGGAAGGCGATGGAGAACTCGAAGTACACGGCACCGCACGTCACCCACCACGACACCGTCGTGGTCGACGACCTCGTCGACGTGCGCGCCCGCCTCAAGCCGAAGGCCGAGGAACGCGGTATCAAGTTGACCTACATGCCGTTCGTCGTGAAGGCCATCGTCGCGGCGCTGAAGGAGTACCCCGTCCTCAACTCCCAGCTGAACGAGGACGACGAGGAGATCCTCGTCAAGCACTACCACAACATCGGCATCGCCGTCGCGACCGACGCGGGCCTGATGGTCCCGGTCGTGAAGGACGCCGGGCAGAAGGACATGCTCACCATCGCCAGCGACGTGAACGAGCTGGCGAGCAAGGCGCGTGACCGCTCCATCTCCCGCTCGGAGATGCAGGGCGGCACCTTCTCCATCACCAACTTCGGCGCTATCGGCGGCGAGTACGCCACGCCCATCATCAACTACCCCGAGACGGCCATCCTCGGGCTGGGCGAGCTGAAACAGCGGCCCGTCGTCGAGGACGGCGAGGTCGTGGCGCGGTGGACCATCCCCATCTCGCTCTCCATCGACCACCGCGTCATCGACGGGGCCGACGCGGCGCAGTTCGCGAACACGCTGATGGAGTACCTCGGGAATCCGGAACTGCTCCTCTTGGAGTAG
- a CDS encoding alpha-ketoacid dehydrogenase subunit beta: MSQQQQQSTQNLTLVQAVRDGLYGEMERDDDVIVLGEDVGKNGGVFRATQGLYDEFGEKRVIDTPLAESGIVGTSVGMAAYGLKPVAEMQFMGFIYPAFDQIISHAARLRTRSRGRFSCPLVVRAPYGGGIRAPEHHSESKEAFFAHEPGLKVVIPSTPYDTKGLLASAIRDPDPVIFLEPKLIYRAFREEVPDETYTVPIGEAATRREGDDVSVFTWGAMTRPTMEAAEQLAENEGIECDVVDLRTLSPLDDEAILESFKKTGRAVVVHEAPKTGGLAGEITATIQEEALLYQEAPVKRVTGFDTPFPLYALEDYYLPEAARIADGIRETYEF, from the coding sequence ATGAGCCAACAACAGCAGCAGTCGACCCAGAACCTCACCCTCGTGCAGGCCGTGCGAGACGGCCTGTACGGCGAGATGGAACGCGACGACGACGTCATCGTCCTCGGCGAGGACGTCGGGAAGAACGGCGGCGTCTTCCGGGCCACGCAGGGCCTCTACGACGAGTTCGGCGAGAAGCGCGTCATCGACACCCCGCTCGCCGAGTCCGGCATCGTCGGCACCAGCGTCGGGATGGCCGCCTACGGCCTGAAGCCGGTCGCCGAGATGCAGTTCATGGGGTTCATCTACCCCGCGTTCGACCAGATCATCTCACACGCCGCTCGCCTCCGTACCCGCTCGCGGGGCCGGTTCTCCTGCCCGCTCGTCGTGCGTGCCCCCTACGGCGGCGGCATCCGCGCGCCCGAGCACCACTCCGAGTCCAAGGAGGCGTTCTTCGCGCACGAACCCGGCCTGAAGGTGGTCATCCCCTCCACCCCGTACGACACGAAGGGTCTGCTCGCCTCCGCGATCCGGGACCCCGACCCGGTCATCTTCCTCGAGCCGAAGCTCATCTACCGCGCCTTCCGCGAGGAGGTGCCCGACGAGACGTACACCGTCCCCATCGGCGAGGCCGCGACCCGCCGCGAGGGCGACGACGTGAGCGTGTTCACGTGGGGCGCGATGACCCGGCCGACGATGGAGGCGGCCGAGCAACTGGCCGAGAACGAGGGCATCGAGTGTGACGTGGTCGACCTGCGCACGCTCTCGCCGCTCGACGACGAGGCCATCCTCGAGTCGTTCAAGAAGACCGGCCGGGCCGTCGTGGTCCACGAGGCGCCCAAGACGGGCGGCCTCGCGGGCGAGATCACCGCGACGATACAGGAGGAGGCCCTGCTGTACCAGGAGGCCCCCGTCAAGCGCGTGACCGGGTTCGACACCCCGTTCCCGCTGTACGCGCTGGAGGACTACTACCTGCCCGAGGCGGCCCGCATCGCCGACGGTATCCGGGAGACCTACGAGTTCTGA
- the pdhA gene encoding pyruvate dehydrogenase (acetyl-transferring) E1 component subunit alpha, with translation MSTLQRDPREQVRVLDEDGRVVDGATVPDLDDDQMVEMYRNMKLARHFDQRAVSLQRQGRMGTYPPLSGQEGAQIGSAMALDEEDWMVPSYREHGAAYARGLKLHQTLRYWMGDERGNELRDLNIFPVAVPIATQVLHASGLAWGAKLKGDRKAFMCYFGDGATSEGDFHEGLNFAGVFDVPAVFFCNNNQWAISVPRERQTASETIAQKAVAYGFEGVQVDGMDPLAVYKVAREAVEKAKADDPEDLRPTLIEAVQYRFGAHTTADDPSVYRDDDEVERWKAKDPIPRLESYLYEQGVLDQERIDAVQQSVEEEVADAIETAESLERPEPAAIFEHVYEGMPKRLQQQRQYLEQLRERHGDEELLE, from the coding sequence ATGAGTACGCTACAGCGCGACCCGCGAGAGCAGGTCCGCGTCCTCGACGAGGACGGCCGCGTCGTCGACGGCGCGACGGTACCGGACCTCGACGACGACCAGATGGTCGAGATGTACCGGAACATGAAGCTTGCACGGCACTTCGACCAGCGGGCCGTCTCCCTGCAGCGGCAGGGACGGATGGGCACCTACCCGCCGCTGTCCGGTCAGGAGGGCGCACAGATCGGGAGCGCGATGGCGCTCGACGAGGAGGACTGGATGGTCCCCTCCTACCGCGAGCACGGTGCCGCGTACGCCCGCGGGCTGAAACTCCACCAGACGCTGCGGTACTGGATGGGTGACGAGCGCGGGAACGAACTGCGCGACCTCAACATCTTCCCCGTCGCGGTGCCCATCGCCACGCAGGTGCTCCACGCCTCGGGACTGGCGTGGGGGGCGAAACTCAAGGGCGACCGGAAGGCGTTCATGTGTTACTTCGGCGACGGCGCCACCTCGGAGGGTGACTTCCACGAGGGGTTGAACTTCGCCGGTGTCTTCGACGTGCCCGCCGTCTTCTTCTGTAACAACAACCAGTGGGCCATCTCCGTCCCGCGCGAGCGACAGACCGCGAGCGAGACCATCGCGCAGAAGGCCGTCGCCTACGGCTTCGAGGGCGTCCAGGTCGACGGGATGGACCCCCTCGCGGTGTACAAGGTGGCTCGGGAAGCCGTCGAGAAGGCGAAGGCCGACGACCCCGAGGACCTCCGGCCGACGCTCATCGAGGCGGTCCAGTACCGCTTCGGCGCCCACACCACCGCCGACGACCCCTCCGTCTACCGCGACGACGACGAAGTCGAGCGCTGGAAGGCGAAAGACCCCATCCCCCGGCTGGAGTCGTACCTCTACGAACAGGGCGTCCTCGACCAGGAGCGCATCGACGCGGTCCAGCAGTCCGTCGAGGAGGAGGTGGCCGACGCCATCGAGACCGCGGAGAGTCTGGAGCGGCCCGAACCCGCGGCCATCTTCGAGCACGTCTACGAGGGGATGCCCAAGCGGTTACAACAGCAGCGCCAGTACCTCGAACAGCTACGCGAACGTCACGGAGACGAGGAACTCCTCGAATGA
- the lipA gene encoding lipoyl synthase: MSGVRKPEWLKMRPPSGRRFTEIRDTLRDHDLTTVCEEASCPNLGDCWSGRNGPGTATFMLMGEHCSRGCNFCDVQTGGMEPLDPAEPGNVADAVAEIGLDYVVLTSVDRDDLDDQGAEHFAETIREIKRRDSSVLVEALTPDFQGEMALVDTVAEAGADVLAHNVETVERLQWPVRDRRAGYEQSLKVLERYAESDAYAKTSLMLGVGEYDHEVYQALSDLREVGTDIVTFGQYLQPSRSHLEVFDYVHPDKFDTWGRVAEDEFGFLYCASGPMVRSSFKAGEFFVEALVRDGKSVEEAREAAATAGSESEGERSEPSKASGEAASEASD; encoded by the coding sequence ATGAGCGGCGTCCGCAAGCCGGAGTGGCTGAAGATGCGCCCCCCGTCGGGTCGCCGGTTCACGGAGATACGCGACACGCTTCGTGACCACGACCTGACCACGGTCTGCGAGGAGGCCTCCTGCCCGAACCTCGGTGACTGCTGGTCCGGGCGCAACGGGCCGGGGACGGCCACGTTCATGCTGATGGGCGAGCACTGCTCTCGCGGCTGTAACTTCTGCGACGTCCAGACCGGCGGGATGGAGCCGCTGGACCCGGCCGAGCCGGGGAACGTCGCCGACGCCGTCGCCGAGATCGGGCTGGACTACGTCGTCCTCACCTCGGTCGACCGCGACGACCTCGACGACCAGGGTGCCGAGCACTTCGCCGAGACCATCCGCGAGATAAAACGCCGCGACTCGAGCGTCCTCGTCGAGGCCCTGACCCCCGACTTCCAGGGGGAGATGGCTCTCGTCGATACCGTCGCGGAGGCGGGGGCGGACGTGCTGGCGCACAACGTGGAGACCGTCGAGCGATTGCAGTGGCCCGTCCGTGACCGCCGGGCGGGCTACGAGCAGAGTCTGAAGGTGCTGGAGCGGTACGCCGAGTCCGACGCGTACGCGAAGACCTCGCTCATGCTCGGGGTCGGCGAGTACGACCACGAGGTGTACCAGGCACTCTCGGACCTGCGCGAGGTGGGTACGGACATCGTCACCTTCGGCCAGTACCTCCAGCCCTCGCGCTCGCACCTCGAGGTGTTCGACTACGTCCACCCGGACAAGTTCGACACGTGGGGGCGGGTCGCCGAGGACGAGTTCGGGTTCCTCTACTGCGCGTCGGGGCCGATGGTCCGCTCCTCGTTCAAGGCGGGCGAGTTCTTCGTGGAGGCGCTGGTCCGGGACGGCAAGAGCGTCGAGGAGGCACGCGAGGCTGCAGCGACCGCGGGGAGCGAGAGCGAGGGCGAACGAAGTGAGCCCTCGAAAGCGAGCGGCGAAGCCGCGAGCGAAGCCTCGGACTGA
- a CDS encoding MATE family efflux transporter, with product MFELSTEDITEGSLLRALLLLAAPLLVQQLALVANQVADLVFLGRFSGAAVAGVSLAFPAVVLLFAVVAVGPFVGTQVLVSQRVGADDRAGARRALGTGLATAVALALAVGAVAYLAAPALVDLLTAVRPAGTDPAVERAAVDYLRVVGLGLVAIGLGDTLEAGFVGWGDSRASLYINLATVGTNVVLDPLLIFGFAPLGVPSLGVTGAGLALVCGSLAAFVLGAAMLAAGRAKGLVGSETFAPDLEEVRELLDIGGPSAAQQVARQSVRLVVVVVVFAAAGGAGLAAYFVGARVAAVAFVPAIGLQQAAQSVVGQNLGAERPDRAGRTTWLGVGIAAGGLAVVGAAQWFVPGDLAVLLVPELSGEALALAEQYLRILAYGYPAIGAAYLLEGGFNAARRTRTSFVATLCQFWAIRLPIAAAGVFLLGYGVQSVFWAVTISNVVVAVGLAVYYHREVDRGMLGRAAETASG from the coding sequence GTGTTCGAACTCTCGACCGAGGACATCACCGAGGGGTCGCTGTTGCGTGCCCTGCTCCTCCTCGCCGCGCCCCTGCTGGTCCAGCAACTCGCGCTGGTCGCCAACCAGGTCGCGGACCTCGTGTTCCTCGGGCGGTTCTCCGGTGCGGCCGTCGCGGGTGTCTCGCTCGCGTTCCCCGCCGTCGTCCTCCTGTTCGCCGTCGTCGCCGTCGGTCCGTTCGTCGGGACGCAGGTCCTCGTCAGTCAGCGCGTCGGTGCCGACGACCGGGCGGGCGCTCGCCGGGCGCTCGGCACCGGGCTGGCGACGGCCGTCGCGCTCGCGCTCGCCGTCGGTGCTGTCGCCTACCTCGCGGCCCCGGCGCTCGTCGACCTGCTCACCGCCGTCCGGCCCGCGGGGACCGACCCCGCCGTCGAACGGGCCGCCGTCGACTACCTCCGCGTCGTCGGCCTCGGGCTGGTCGCCATCGGCCTCGGCGACACCCTCGAGGCCGGCTTCGTCGGCTGGGGCGACTCGCGGGCCTCGCTGTACATCAACCTCGCCACCGTCGGCACGAACGTCGTCCTCGACCCGCTCCTCATCTTCGGCTTCGCACCGCTGGGCGTCCCCTCGCTGGGGGTGACCGGTGCCGGCCTCGCGCTCGTCTGCGGGTCGCTCGCCGCCTTCGTCCTCGGCGCCGCGATGCTCGCGGCCGGCCGCGCGAAGGGGCTGGTCGGGAGCGAGACGTTCGCCCCCGACCTCGAGGAGGTGCGCGAACTGCTCGACATCGGTGGCCCGAGCGCCGCCCAGCAGGTGGCCCGCCAGAGTGTCAGGCTGGTCGTCGTCGTGGTCGTGTTCGCCGCCGCCGGGGGGGCCGGGCTCGCCGCGTACTTCGTCGGCGCCCGGGTCGCCGCCGTCGCGTTCGTCCCCGCCATCGGCCTCCAGCAGGCGGCCCAGAGCGTCGTCGGGCAGAACCTCGGCGCCGAGCGGCCGGACCGGGCGGGCCGCACGACGTGGCTCGGCGTCGGTATCGCGGCCGGTGGGCTCGCGGTGGTCGGGGCCGCCCAGTGGTTCGTCCCCGGTGACCTCGCCGTCCTGCTCGTCCCCGAACTCTCGGGCGAGGCGCTCGCGCTCGCCGAGCAGTACCTCCGTATCCTCGCGTACGGCTACCCGGCCATCGGTGCGGCCTACCTCCTCGAAGGGGGGTTCAACGCCGCCCGCCGGACCCGGACGAGTTTCGTCGCCACGCTCTGTCAGTTCTGGGCGATTCGCCTCCCCATCGCCGCCGCCGGCGTGTTCCTGCTCGGCTACGGCGTGCAGTCGGTGTTCTGGGCCGTGACGATATCGAACGTCGTCGTCGCCGTCGGCCTCGCCGTCTACTACCACCGGGAGGTCGACCGGGGGATGCTCGGGCGGGCCGCGGAGACGGCGAGCGGCTAG
- a CDS encoding DEAD/DEAH box helicase, with protein MQVSEAVPAFADAFPFESFNRMQREAMPAILESDANVVVSAPTASGKTALAELAICRTLEREGTALFLAPLRALTNEKEAEWERFEEMGYSVYVVTGERDLNPRRAERADILVMTPEKADSATRKHDTPRYEFITDVDCCVIDEVHLLDSDRRGAVLEVTLSRLRRLCDPRVVALSATMPNVDDVAEWLDAPDSNTFRFGDEYRPVPLHATVETYAHGENSFADKYRRLYRALDLAQPHVEDGGQALVFVSSRQDTVRAAEKARDVVAERDIEMGARGDYDFHVDAEDLRNDTLRQSVVDGVGFHHAGLSREDKNAVEAWFKAGKIQLLFSTSTLAWGVNLPARCVVIRDTKLHDPLEGEVDMSPLDVLQMLGRAGRPGYDDAGYAHVVCDGADAAKYRTLLQEGKEIESRLAGELDAHLNAEIALGTIGDVDDVMDWLETTFYYVRANSAPDRYSSGDSLRERVRDTLRSLVDDGFVVTEEGNLGLEATALGRLASKFYMRLDTAREFADLAERAADEDRPTVGEADILHAVAAAGEFDSVSARRDEREAVRAVLGAEGDDLDPGNRKVLAIIRASMDGTTPSELRSDAWVIRQNVLRLLAAQRAFLRELGSPAAANLACRVEARVEHGVGSDAVGLTAVEGVGSGRARKLAAEGFQTPEDLRAAGVSGLVDAGMSEGVAERLLENASGLPDPAFDWGAFPDEIRQGENEMCDVTVSNAGDGAVAHLAASVEGREMTSTRCYLGERSLPLGVFGADPDDHETLTYTVTVTFPELPLPPVSESRTVRVVE; from the coding sequence ATGCAGGTCAGTGAGGCCGTCCCGGCGTTCGCCGACGCGTTCCCGTTCGAGTCGTTCAACCGGATGCAACGGGAGGCCATGCCCGCTATCCTCGAGAGCGACGCGAACGTGGTCGTCAGCGCGCCGACCGCCTCGGGGAAGACCGCGCTCGCGGAGCTGGCCATCTGCCGGACACTCGAACGCGAGGGGACCGCGCTCTTCCTCGCGCCGCTGCGCGCGCTGACCAACGAGAAGGAGGCCGAGTGGGAGCGCTTCGAGGAGATGGGCTACTCGGTGTACGTCGTCACGGGCGAACGGGACCTGAACCCGCGGCGCGCCGAGCGCGCCGACATCCTCGTGATGACGCCGGAGAAGGCCGACTCCGCGACGCGCAAGCACGACACGCCGCGCTACGAGTTCATCACCGACGTCGACTGCTGTGTCATCGACGAGGTCCACCTGCTCGACTCGGACCGTCGCGGCGCGGTGCTGGAGGTGACGCTCTCGCGGCTCCGGCGGCTCTGTGACCCCCGCGTCGTGGCGCTCTCGGCGACGATGCCGAACGTCGACGACGTGGCCGAGTGGCTCGACGCCCCCGACTCGAACACGTTCCGCTTCGGCGACGAGTACCGTCCGGTGCCGCTGCACGCCACCGTCGAGACGTACGCCCACGGCGAGAACTCCTTCGCCGACAAGTACCGCCGACTCTATCGGGCCCTCGACCTCGCCCAGCCACACGTCGAGGACGGCGGCCAGGCGCTCGTGTTCGTCTCCTCCCGACAGGACACGGTGCGTGCGGCCGAGAAGGCACGTGACGTCGTCGCCGAACGCGACATCGAGATGGGCGCCCGCGGCGACTACGACTTCCACGTCGACGCCGAGGACCTCCGGAACGACACGCTCCGCCAGTCCGTCGTCGACGGGGTGGGGTTCCACCACGCCGGCCTCTCCCGTGAGGACAAGAACGCCGTCGAGGCGTGGTTCAAGGCGGGGAAGATACAGCTCCTGTTCTCCACCTCGACGCTCGCGTGGGGCGTGAACCTCCCCGCACGGTGTGTCGTCATCCGTGACACGAAGCTCCACGACCCGCTGGAGGGCGAGGTGGACATGAGTCCGCTCGACGTGCTCCAGATGCTCGGGCGGGCGGGCCGGCCGGGCTACGACGACGCGGGCTACGCACACGTGGTCTGCGACGGCGCGGACGCCGCGAAGTACCGCACACTCCTGCAGGAGGGCAAGGAGATCGAGTCCCGGCTCGCGGGGGAACTCGACGCCCACCTCAACGCCGAGATCGCGCTGGGTACCATCGGCGACGTGGACGACGTGATGGACTGGCTGGAGACCACCTTCTACTACGTCCGGGCGAACTCGGCGCCCGACCGGTACTCCTCGGGTGACTCCCTGCGCGAGCGGGTCCGTGACACCCTCCGCTCGCTCGTCGACGACGGGTTCGTCGTCACCGAGGAGGGGAACCTCGGCCTCGAAGCGACCGCGCTCGGTCGTCTCGCCTCGAAGTTCTACATGCGACTCGACACGGCACGGGAGTTCGCCGACCTCGCCGAACGGGCCGCAGACGAGGACCGCCCCACGGTCGGCGAGGCCGACATCCTCCACGCCGTCGCCGCGGCCGGCGAGTTCGACTCCGTCTCCGCTCGCCGTGACGAACGCGAGGCCGTCCGCGCGGTGCTGGGTGCCGAAGGCGACGACCTCGACCCCGGCAACCGGAAGGTGCTCGCCATCATCCGCGCGTCGATGGACGGCACGACCCCGAGCGAACTCCGAAGCGACGCGTGGGTCATCCGGCAGAACGTGCTCCGCCTGCTCGCGGCCCAGCGCGCGTTCCTGCGGGAACTCGGCTCCCCGGCCGCCGCCAACCTCGCCTGCCGCGTGGAGGCCCGCGTCGAACACGGCGTCGGGAGCGACGCGGTCGGTCTCACGGCCGTCGAGGGCGTCGGCTCCGGCCGCGCCCGGAAACTCGCCGCCGAGGGGTTCCAGACCCCCGAGGACCTCCGCGCCGCCGGTGTCTCGGGGCTGGTCGACGCCGGCATGAGCGAGGGCGTCGCCGAGCGCCTGCTGGAGAACGCGAGTGGCCTCCCCGACCCCGCCTTCGACTGGGGCGCGTTCCCCGACGAGATCCGACAGGGCGAGAACGAGATGTGCGACGTGACGGTCTCGAACGCGGGCGACGGGGCTGTCGCCCACCTCGCGGCCAGCGTCGAGGGGCGGGAGATGACCAGCACCCGCTGTTACCTCGGCGAGCGGTCGCTCCCGCTGGGCGTGTTCGGCGCCGACCCCGACGACCACGAGACGCTCACCTACACCGTGACCGTGACGTTCCCGGAGCTGCCCCTGCCGCCCGTCTCGGAGTCGCGGACGGTGCGGGTCGTCGAGTGA
- a CDS encoding alpha/beta fold hydrolase, with amino-acid sequence MSRATSDGSTGETAHEADRPGATLEAGYVETNGIRTYYERRGNGPPVVFVHGVVMSTTMWARQLATLSDEFTTVAYDVRGHGRTGGSPVEPYSIALFAEDLDALLTALDIERPVLCGLSMGGAVVQTYAARHPERVAGLVLADTFTPGPLPLAGRLAFANIRFLGFLGRYVDYKRLNRLQMWVGNRLASGWAGDEVTVQTLVDSDPRLPSHEFSKVTRATAAFPATDLDCSGITAPVLVLYAAHAPAGAREMAVAVADAFPNAPVECVAVPDAGHAVNLDNPSFFDRTVRAFCRRVAGRVDA; translated from the coding sequence ATGTCACGAGCGACGAGCGACGGGAGCACTGGGGAGACTGCCCACGAGGCCGACCGTCCGGGTGCCACGCTCGAAGCCGGCTACGTCGAGACGAACGGCATCAGGACCTACTACGAGCGCCGCGGGAACGGCCCGCCGGTCGTCTTCGTCCACGGTGTGGTCATGAGCACGACGATGTGGGCGCGCCAGCTGGCGACCCTGAGCGACGAGTTCACCACCGTCGCCTACGACGTCCGCGGCCACGGCCGGACCGGCGGGTCGCCCGTCGAGCCCTACTCGATAGCCCTGTTCGCCGAGGACCTCGACGCGTTGCTGACGGCACTCGACATCGAGCGGCCGGTCCTCTGTGGGCTCTCGATGGGCGGGGCCGTCGTCCAGACCTACGCCGCGAGGCACCCGGAGAGGGTGGCCGGCCTCGTCCTGGCCGACACGTTCACGCCCGGCCCGCTCCCGCTCGCCGGTCGACTGGCGTTCGCGAACATCCGGTTCCTCGGGTTCCTCGGGCGGTACGTCGACTACAAGCGACTCAACCGACTCCAGATGTGGGTCGGTAACCGCCTCGCGTCGGGGTGGGCCGGTGACGAGGTGACCGTCCAGACCCTCGTCGACTCGGACCCGCGCCTCCCCAGCCACGAGTTCAGCAAGGTCACCCGCGCCACCGCCGCCTTCCCGGCCACCGACCTCGATTGCTCGGGGATCACCGCGCCGGTGCTGGTGCTCTACGCGGCGCACGCCCCGGCCGGGGCGCGTGAGATGGCCGTGGCCGTCGCAGACGCCTTCCCGAACGCTCCAGTCGAGTGTGTGGCCGTCCCCGACGCCGGGCACGCCGTGAATCTCGACAACCCCTCGTTCTTCGACCGGACGGTGCGAGCGTTCTGCCGACGGGTCGCCGGACGGGTCGACGCCTGA